A window of Azospirillum lipoferum 4B contains these coding sequences:
- a CDS encoding trypco2 family protein, which translates to MSDALIPLADAIRALRTELMEAVKEGEEKDLRFELGPVELEFNAIVSREGSGGGKIGFKLFGQGAEVNLGGKVSDQQVQRLKLVLTPRSPGGTVETGKLLVGTTIKRPRAGD; encoded by the coding sequence ATGTCGGACGCACTCATCCCTCTGGCGGATGCAATCCGCGCATTACGCACCGAGTTGATGGAAGCCGTGAAGGAAGGCGAGGAGAAGGACCTGCGCTTTGAACTCGGCCCGGTGGAGCTGGAGTTCAACGCGATCGTCAGTCGGGAGGGGTCCGGGGGCGGCAAGATCGGCTTCAAGTTGTTCGGCCAGGGGGCCGAAGTGAACCTGGGAGGCAAGGTCAGCGACCAGCAGGTTCAGCGGCTGAAGCTGGTTCTGACCCCCCGTTCCCCCGGCGGGACGGTCGAGACGGGCAAGCTGCTGGTCGGCACGACCATCAAGCGTCCGCGTGCGGGCGACTGA
- a CDS encoding GntR family transcriptional regulator, protein MPQHDFASAPSPDRRLPAYLQLRDALATRVARGEWGPDTALPSENQLTAETGLSVGTVRKAIQTLVDEGLLERRQGSGTYLRKRAFNASLFRFFAVQSADGGATIPSSRIIARKAATAPAAVAEILGTPDCIRLDRLRGQSDALLLSEEIWLPRARFDGIAELEESQFGPLLYPLYHERFNVFIASAVDDVSFAPASAAVAARLGLAEGAPTAVIERTAYTADGIAVEWRIAHGPAERFRYRSRLS, encoded by the coding sequence ATGCCACAGCATGACTTCGCCTCGGCGCCATCGCCGGACCGGCGGCTGCCGGCCTATCTGCAACTGCGCGACGCACTGGCCACCCGCGTGGCGCGCGGGGAATGGGGACCCGACACCGCGCTGCCGTCGGAGAACCAGCTGACGGCCGAAACCGGTCTTTCGGTCGGCACCGTGCGCAAGGCGATCCAGACGCTGGTCGACGAAGGGCTGCTCGAGCGGCGCCAGGGATCCGGAACCTATCTGCGCAAGCGCGCCTTCAACGCGTCGCTGTTCCGTTTCTTCGCGGTGCAGTCGGCCGATGGCGGGGCGACGATCCCGTCGAGCCGCATCATCGCGCGCAAGGCCGCCACCGCCCCGGCCGCCGTCGCCGAAATTCTCGGCACGCCGGACTGCATCCGCCTCGACCGCCTGCGCGGCCAATCCGACGCCCTGCTGCTGTCGGAGGAAATCTGGCTGCCGCGCGCCCGTTTCGACGGCATCGCGGAACTGGAGGAGTCCCAGTTCGGGCCGTTGCTCTATCCGCTTTATCACGAACGCTTCAACGTCTTCATCGCCAGCGCCGTCGACGACGTCAGCTTCGCGCCGGCCTCCGCCGCGGTCGCGGCCCGGCTCGGCCTTGCCGAGGGCGCGCCCACTGCGGTGATCGAACGCACCGCCTACACCGCGGACGGCATCGCGGTCGAATGGCGCATCGCCCATGGCCCCGCCGAACGCTTCCGCTACCGCAGCCGCCTGAGCTGA
- a CDS encoding amidohydrolase family protein has translation MTAHPLIGGIDTHAHIFRPDLPMAAGRRYSPAHAAELSDWFALQDKAGFSHGVLIQPSFLGTDNSFIEAALCAHPERLRAVAVVDPGVTEEELDRLGALGFVGARLNLVGREVEDYAAPPWPEFFRRLAARRWQVEIQRRFDDLADLVPAIADTGVTVVIDHFGLPQGGIDPGNRSHRAFLDQLRRMPDVWVKLSAPYRAGLTPDLAARSFELLREACGGSNRFVWGSDWPHTQHEAETGYAAQLARLHDLIPDPDERARILVRNPATLFQFA, from the coding sequence ATGACTGCACATCCCCTTATCGGGGGCATCGATACCCATGCCCACATCTTCCGCCCGGACCTGCCGATGGCCGCCGGCCGGCGCTACAGCCCAGCCCATGCGGCGGAGCTTTCGGACTGGTTCGCGCTGCAGGACAAAGCGGGGTTCAGCCATGGCGTGCTGATCCAGCCCAGCTTCCTCGGCACCGACAACAGCTTCATCGAAGCCGCGCTGTGCGCCCATCCGGAGCGGCTGCGTGCCGTCGCCGTCGTCGATCCCGGCGTGACGGAGGAGGAACTGGATAGGCTCGGTGCCCTCGGTTTCGTCGGTGCGCGCCTGAATCTCGTCGGGCGCGAGGTCGAGGATTACGCGGCCCCACCCTGGCCGGAGTTCTTCCGCCGCCTCGCAGCCCGCCGCTGGCAGGTCGAGATCCAGCGCCGGTTCGACGACCTCGCCGATCTGGTCCCCGCCATCGCCGACACCGGCGTGACCGTGGTGATCGACCATTTCGGCCTGCCGCAGGGCGGGATCGATCCGGGAAACCGTTCCCACCGCGCCTTCCTGGACCAGCTGCGCCGGATGCCGGACGTCTGGGTCAAGCTGTCCGCTCCCTACCGCGCCGGCCTGACGCCGGACCTCGCCGCACGGAGTTTCGAGCTGCTGCGCGAGGCCTGCGGCGGCTCCAACCGTTTCGTCTGGGGCAGCGACTGGCCGCACACCCAGCACGAGGCGGAGACCGGCTATGCCGCCCAGCTGGCCCGTCTGCATGACCTGATCCCCGACCCGGACGAGCGAGCGCGGATCCTGGTCCGGAATCCGGCGACGCTATTCCAATTCGCCTGA
- a CDS encoding SLC13 family permease has translation MSLVVVLAIALAVVLGYVTKINIGLFAIAFAYVLGCFGLGMKPGALIDLWPLKIFFVIFSVCLFYSFALVNGTLEKLAGHMLYRCRNVPWVLPYAILLTATLIAAMGAGYYTVLAFMAPLTLILCRRTGLDMVLGAMGANYGALAGANFMSSQSGIIFRGLMTANGTSDADAFLYSGVIFAATLVIPFFVITAMLFLFGNHRNLNAAVADTDRPEPLDGRQRTTLALTLAMMALVLLGPVLQLAMPGNPTVGYLNSKIDIGLIAGVFSVIALLLKLGDERKAIASVPWSTLIMICGMGMLISVAIKAGTIAALAAWLGSSIPALLLPVVFGIVAAAMSLFSSTLGVVTPTLFPLVPELASGLSISPVLLFTAIVVGSQATSISPFSSGGSLILGSALEEKARNTLFTRLLFRAAPMGIVAAVLMNVLLTFTL, from the coding sequence GTGAGCCTTGTCGTCGTCCTGGCGATCGCCCTCGCCGTCGTGTTGGGCTATGTCACCAAGATCAACATCGGCCTGTTTGCGATTGCTTTCGCCTATGTGCTCGGCTGTTTCGGGCTGGGCATGAAGCCGGGGGCGCTGATCGATCTGTGGCCGCTGAAGATCTTCTTCGTCATCTTCTCGGTCTGCCTGTTCTACAGCTTCGCTCTGGTCAACGGCACGCTGGAGAAGCTGGCCGGGCACATGCTGTACCGGTGCCGGAACGTGCCATGGGTTCTGCCCTACGCCATCCTGCTGACCGCGACGCTGATTGCTGCGATGGGGGCCGGCTATTACACCGTTCTCGCCTTCATGGCGCCGCTGACACTGATCCTGTGCCGGCGGACCGGGCTGGACATGGTGCTGGGGGCGATGGGGGCGAATTACGGGGCATTGGCGGGCGCCAACTTCATGTCCAGCCAGAGCGGCATCATCTTCCGCGGCCTGATGACCGCGAACGGCACCAGCGACGCCGACGCCTTCCTCTACAGCGGGGTCATCTTTGCCGCGACGCTGGTCATCCCGTTCTTCGTCATCACGGCAATGCTCTTCCTCTTCGGCAACCACCGCAACCTGAACGCCGCCGTGGCCGACACCGACCGGCCGGAGCCGCTCGACGGCCGGCAGCGGACGACGCTTGCGCTGACGCTGGCGATGATGGCGCTGGTCCTTCTCGGCCCGGTGCTCCAGCTCGCGATGCCCGGAAACCCCACGGTCGGCTATCTGAACTCGAAGATCGACATCGGCCTGATCGCCGGCGTCTTCTCCGTCATCGCGCTGCTGCTGAAGCTCGGGGACGAGCGCAAGGCCATCGCCTCGGTTCCCTGGTCGACCCTCATCATGATCTGCGGCATGGGCATGCTGATCTCCGTCGCGATCAAGGCGGGGACCATCGCCGCGCTGGCGGCCTGGCTCGGCAGCAGCATTCCGGCCCTGCTCCTGCCGGTGGTGTTCGGCATCGTCGCCGCCGCCATGTCGCTGTTCTCCAGCACGCTGGGGGTGGTGACGCCGACGCTGTTCCCGCTGGTGCCGGAGCTGGCAAGCGGCCTGTCGATCAGCCCGGTCCTGTTGTTCACGGCCATCGTCGTCGGTTCGCAGGCCACCTCGATCTCGCCCTTCTCGTCCGGCGGCAGCCTGATCCTCGGCTCGGCGCTGGAGGAAAAGGCCCGCAACACCCTGTTCACCCGCCTGCTGTTCCGCGCCGCGCCCATGGGCATCGTCGCAGCGGTGCTGATGAACGTCCTGCTCACCTTCACGCTCTGA